Within the Pseudomonas oryzae genome, the region GTGGGGGCTGGCCTTCGCGCCGCCGGACTACCAGCAGGGCAACAGCTTCCGCATCATCTACATCCACGTGCCGGCGGCGATCCTCGCCCAGTCCTGCTACATCATGCTGGCGGTGGCCGGGGTGGTCGGCCTGGTGTGGAAGATGAAGCTGGCCGACGTTGCGCTGCAGTGCGCCGCGCCGATCGGCGCCTGGATGACCTTCGTCGCCCTGCTCACCGGTGCGGTGTGGGGCAAGCCGACCTGGGGCGCCTGGTGGGTGTGGGACGCGCGGCTGACCTCGATGCTGATCCTGCTGTTCCTCTACTTCGGGGTGATCGCCCTCGGCCAGTCGATCAGCAACCGCGACAGCGCGGCCAAGGCCTGCGCCGTGCTGGCCATCGTCGGTGTGATCAACATCCCGATCATCAAGTACTCGGTGGAGTGGTGGAACACCCTGCACCAGCCGGCCACCTTCAAGATCACCGAGAAGCCGGCGATGCCGCCGGAGATGTGGATCCCGCTGCTGATCATGGTGCTCGGTTTCTACTGCTTCTTCGTCGTCAGCCTGCTGCTGCGCATGCGCCTCGAGGTGCTCAAGCGCGAATCGCGGGCCAGCTGGGTCAAAGCCGAAGTGGAGCGCAGCCTGTGAGTTTCGAGTCCTTCGCCGATTTCCTCGCCATGGGCAAGCATGGCCTGTACGTGTGGACCTCCTACGGCATCAGCCTGGCGGTCCTGGCCCTCAACGTCGCGCTGCCGATCCTGGCGCGCCGCCGTTACCTGCAAGACGAGGCGCGCCGTCTGCGCCGGGAGAGCAAGCAATGAACCCTGTCCGCAAGAAGCGTTTGTTCATCATCCTCGGCATCCTCGCCGGCGTCGGCGTGGCGGTAGGCCTGGCGCTCAGCGCCCTGCAGCAGAACATCAACCTGTTCTACACGCCGACCCAGATCGCCGCCGGCGAGGCGCCGCAGGACACCCGCATCCGCGCCGGCGGCATGGTCAAGGAGGGTTCGGTGAGCCGCTCCAACGACTCGCTGGACGTGCAGTTCGTGGTTACCGACTACGCCAAGGACGTGACCATCCAGTATCGCGGCATCCTCCCCGACCTGTTCCGCGAGGGACAGGGCATAGTCGCGCTCGGTCGCCTCAACGAGTCGGGCGTGCTGGTCGCCGACGAGGTGCTGGCCAAGCACGACGAGAACTACATGCCGCCGGAAGTGACCAAGGCGCTGCAGGACAGCGGCAAGCTGCCGGCCGGCATGCCGCCGGCGGCCATGGGCGGCGCGGAGGGCAAGCAATGATCCCCGAACTCGGACACCTGGCGCTGATCCTCGCCCTGTGCCTGGCGGTGGTGCAGGCCACCCTGCCGATGGTCGGCGCCTGGCGCGGCGACGCGCAGTGGATGGGCCTGGCCCGGCCGGCGGCCTGGGGCCAGTTCGCCTTCCTGCTGTTCTCCTTCCTGTGCCTGACCCAGGCCTTCCTGGTCGACGACTTCTCGGTGGCCTACGTG harbors:
- the ccmE gene encoding cytochrome c maturation protein CcmE, encoding MNPVRKKRLFIILGILAGVGVAVGLALSALQQNINLFYTPTQIAAGEAPQDTRIRAGGMVKEGSVSRSNDSLDVQFVVTDYAKDVTIQYRGILPDLFREGQGIVALGRLNESGVLVADEVLAKHDENYMPPEVTKALQDSGKLPAGMPPAAMGGAEGKQ
- a CDS encoding heme ABC transporter permease yields the protein MNWTWFHKLGSPKWFYDISGRWLPWLSVAAALLLAVGTVWGLAFAPPDYQQGNSFRIIYIHVPAAILAQSCYIMLAVAGVVGLVWKMKLADVALQCAAPIGAWMTFVALLTGAVWGKPTWGAWWVWDARLTSMLILLFLYFGVIALGQSISNRDSAAKACAVLAIVGVINIPIIKYSVEWWNTLHQPATFKITEKPAMPPEMWIPLLIMVLGFYCFFVVSLLLRMRLEVLKRESRASWVKAEVERSL
- the ccmD gene encoding heme exporter protein CcmD, with amino-acid sequence MSFESFADFLAMGKHGLYVWTSYGISLAVLALNVALPILARRRYLQDEARRLRRESKQ